In Ignavibacteriota bacterium, the following are encoded in one genomic region:
- a CDS encoding phosphate butyryltransferase, which translates to MITSFEGLRTAARSRPGCRVVFVAPHSSEILLAAKQATTDLGVECILVGDPQKIQADPSSAGMRIVEAPTPTAALASALALINDGKGDVLMKGSVDTSTLMKAVLDEATGLRTGRVLSDVVALEYNGSGTQRLVMITDGGVVTTPDLKTKKELIINAVEVAHALGNPMPNVAVLSATEFVNPSLQSTMDAAVLSKMCERGQITGCIVDGPLALDNALSPEAAAEKKLTSPVAGHADILVAHTIEVANSLAKGATYFAGLMLAHVIVGARVPVIISSRADKSEARVLSVAMGMLMKR; encoded by the coding sequence ATGATCACCTCATTTGAAGGACTCCGCACCGCCGCCCGCTCCCGTCCGGGATGCCGGGTCGTGTTCGTCGCCCCGCACAGCAGCGAGATCCTCCTCGCCGCGAAGCAGGCCACCACCGACCTTGGCGTGGAGTGCATCCTCGTGGGCGACCCGCAGAAGATCCAGGCGGATCCCTCGTCGGCCGGCATGCGGATCGTGGAGGCCCCGACACCGACGGCAGCACTGGCATCGGCACTGGCGCTGATCAATGACGGCAAGGGCGATGTGCTCATGAAGGGAAGCGTGGATACGTCCACGCTGATGAAGGCGGTCCTGGATGAAGCAACGGGTTTGCGTACCGGCCGGGTGCTGTCTGATGTGGTGGCGCTGGAGTACAACGGGAGCGGCACACAGCGGCTGGTGATGATCACCGACGGCGGCGTGGTGACCACACCCGACCTCAAGACCAAGAAGGAACTGATCATCAATGCCGTCGAGGTCGCCCATGCGCTCGGCAATCCGATGCCGAACGTGGCGGTCCTCTCGGCGACGGAGTTCGTGAATCCTTCCCTGCAATCGACGATGGACGCCGCCGTGCTGTCCAAGATGTGCGAACGCGGACAGATCACGGGATGCATCGTGGACGGCCCCCTGGCGCTGGACAACGCCCTCTCACCCGAGGCGGCCGCAGAGAAGAAGCTGACATCCCCCGTGGCAGGACACGCAGACATCCTGGTGGCACATACCATCGAGGTGGCGAACAGCCTGGCGAAGGGGGCGACCTACTTTGCAGGTCTCATGCTCGCACATGTGATCGTAGGCGCCCGGGTGCCGGTGATCATCTCATCGCGGGCGGATAAGAGCGAGGCGAGGGTGTTGTCGGTGGCGATGGGAATGCTTATGAAGAGATAA
- a CDS encoding sterol desaturase family protein: MAKLYVSNKDESARLFKSNALEMFTHVHWSVPIIIFLPVVAYAIHATSQIPSLQTATAVELFIGGLAFWTITEYTLHRWIFHYEPKSSWGKYLHFMMHGVHHDYPNDSKRLVMPPSLSIPLASAFFGVYWLVLGPVYAWPFFGGFMLGYVFYDEVHYATHHAPMKFGWWQKVKHHHILHHYHDPDKGFGVSSPLWDVVFGTLDPTEERTTQEARR; encoded by the coding sequence ATGGCTAAGCTCTACGTGTCTAATAAAGATGAGTCCGCTCGCCTTTTCAAGAGCAACGCATTGGAAATGTTCACGCACGTCCATTGGAGCGTGCCCATCATCATCTTCTTACCCGTCGTTGCCTATGCGATCCATGCTACGTCGCAGATCCCGTCGTTGCAGACCGCCACGGCGGTGGAACTCTTCATCGGCGGACTGGCATTCTGGACGATCACCGAGTACACGTTGCACCGCTGGATATTCCATTATGAGCCGAAGAGCAGCTGGGGGAAGTATCTGCATTTCATGATGCACGGTGTGCACCATGACTACCCCAACGACAGCAAGCGGCTCGTGATGCCGCCCTCCTTGAGCATCCCACTTGCCTCGGCCTTTTTTGGCGTCTACTGGCTGGTGCTCGGACCGGTGTACGCATGGCCGTTCTTCGGTGGTTTCATGCTCGGGTATGTCTTTTACGACGAGGTCCATTATGCCACACATCATGCCCCGATGAAGTTCGGCTGGTGGCAGAAGGTGAAACACCACCACATCCTGCACCACTACCATGATCCCGACAAAGGGTTCGGCGTCAGTTCTCCGTTGTGGGATGTCGTGTTCGGTACGCTGGACCCGACGGAAGAGCGGACGACGCAGGAAGCCAGACGTTAG
- a CDS encoding GNAT family N-acetyltransferase, whose amino-acid sequence MSTAPVIRAATPADAPAILSLVLGLAAYEKLDPPDVTAQERLIRDMFSTPPRIQAFLAEIDGTPAGYAFIFETYSSFLALPTLYLEDLFVLPEFRSRKAGYALFTHVVEEAHRRGCGRMEWSVLTWNRLAIDFYVRLGAKHLSDWAVYRLTRPDMETILTAKSPK is encoded by the coding sequence ATGAGTACTGCCCCCGTGATCCGCGCGGCCACCCCGGCCGACGCCCCTGCCATTCTGTCGCTGGTCCTCGGCCTCGCGGCATATGAGAAACTCGACCCCCCCGATGTCACCGCACAGGAACGACTGATCAGGGATATGTTTTCAACACCGCCGCGCATTCAAGCGTTCCTTGCGGAGATCGATGGCACCCCCGCGGGATATGCCTTCATTTTCGAGACCTATTCGAGTTTCCTGGCACTTCCAACGCTGTACCTGGAAGACCTGTTCGTGCTTCCGGAATTCCGCAGCCGCAAGGCCGGCTATGCGCTGTTCACGCACGTCGTCGAGGAAGCCCACCGGCGGGGCTGCGGACGCATGGAATGGTCCGTCCTCACGTGGAACCGCCTGGCCATCGATTTCTACGTCCGCCTCGGCGCCAAACACCTTTCGGATTGGGCTGTGTACCGCCTGACCCGCCCGGACATGGAGACCATCCTCACCGCGAAGAGTCCGAAGTGA
- a CDS encoding DUF1207 domain-containing protein has protein sequence MAAPSRPGTLAFVLLFLMIGPGVAALIAGTPGTPLKFRVLPEERIFPRIHASGQAHQLGIAKDLGSRQWFGDIGGERPLFELSGGPVDVQAGIGATVHAGILRKPPLLQVVTVDFVVDFPIDFRITQELSIRTGYGHFSAHIADDGIEVLSLHPINYAKDYVTLLGSYRFPEHHAMVYAGGRYDFHTLPARDKHLVAQVGGEIQPLQLFEGCRLYAAVDFRLKEESAWRAIQSYQAGCELSGPAATAIRVAYTFRTGSDDRGQFFDRTLTASLFGVYIDL, from the coding sequence ATGGCCGCACCCTCCCGCCCCGGCACGCTGGCCTTCGTCCTGCTCTTCCTCATGATCGGACCCGGCGTGGCAGCGCTCATCGCCGGCACACCCGGAACGCCGCTGAAGTTCCGGGTGCTGCCCGAAGAACGGATCTTCCCGCGCATCCACGCGAGCGGACAGGCACATCAACTGGGCATCGCCAAGGACCTCGGCTCGCGCCAGTGGTTCGGCGACATCGGAGGCGAACGCCCGCTGTTCGAACTCTCCGGAGGGCCCGTCGACGTGCAGGCAGGTATCGGCGCAACGGTCCACGCGGGCATCCTCCGGAAACCACCGCTGCTCCAGGTCGTGACGGTGGATTTCGTCGTCGATTTCCCCATCGACTTCCGTATCACGCAGGAGCTCAGCATCCGGACGGGCTACGGACACTTCAGTGCGCACATCGCTGACGATGGGATCGAGGTACTTTCGCTGCACCCGATCAACTACGCCAAGGACTACGTGACCCTGCTGGGGTCCTACAGGTTTCCGGAACATCATGCGATGGTGTACGCAGGTGGGCGCTACGACTTCCACACATTGCCGGCCAGGGACAAGCATCTGGTGGCGCAGGTCGGCGGCGAGATCCAACCGCTCCAACTCTTCGAAGGGTGCCGGCTGTATGCTGCAGTGGACTTCCGTCTCAAGGAAGAATCAGCATGGCGCGCCATTCAGAGCTACCAGGCCGGATGCGAGCTTTCGGGCCCCGCGGCAACGGCGATACGCGTTGCGTACACCTTCAGGACCGGGAGCGATGACCGCGGACAATTCTTCGACCGGACACTGACGGCGAGCTTGTTCGGTGTGTATATCGATCTCTGA
- a CDS encoding lamin tail domain-containing protein, producing the protein MTTASSPASPPHAVSGSNSTVEQWLVSRSFDRPAFFPAVLSFSLRRSSTFAARCVVEASTDGGRTFGVIVGEAPSAFPSSTYELLDFSLPAAIAASDSFLLRWHILPAATGTTATIRLDDVRLTRPRPPVTPGSVVINEIHFQPALGEGEWIELMNTGRDAVDIAGWGVRDSPTGTVHAVGTAAVVLPAGSLIVLAADSASVRAVAGAGAMIVQPAGFPSLNNTGDLVLVQDERGTTMDSVRYDGAWGGGPGVSIERIDPHGESDVPDNWGRCLASAGATPGMENTIVLRPHDLRMVRIGAHHDPLTGVSAFHAVVRNAGGAAAPPCSVEVFSEADGPSAKVLASGMMTRGLAPRDSAIVECPWPDPRQGRMRVRAEILWHDDQRQENNTVVGDVRMPLSVGVLRINEIQAGPVGGTAEFIEIVNASSTPVSVDECFIADRRTGASTMRRWPVADRSCVVAGGAMHVVAGDSSVGISARLTEELCTTVSTSGLGLNNDGDTVLLYSADSVLIDSVSYASAWHSAAVDDPAGRSLERYDPSLASGDPRNWGTCVDPSGGTPGRANSIRVTAPASDASLVCAPDPFSPDADGRDDVTVLRYRLPVRSSLIRVRIYDIRGRRVRELVNAAPAAMTGEVVWDGMGDGREPLRIGIYIVHLESIDEAGGRMFNAACAVVLARRL; encoded by the coding sequence GTGACAACCGCCTCCTCGCCCGCAAGTCCGCCTCACGCGGTCTCCGGATCGAACTCGACGGTGGAGCAGTGGCTCGTCTCCCGTTCGTTCGACCGCCCGGCCTTCTTTCCGGCGGTCCTGAGTTTCTCGCTCCGGCGATCGTCGACCTTCGCCGCGCGATGTGTGGTCGAAGCCTCAACCGATGGGGGCCGCACCTTCGGGGTCATCGTGGGCGAGGCGCCTTCCGCATTTCCTTCATCGACCTATGAATTGCTCGATTTTTCCCTGCCCGCTGCCATTGCAGCTTCGGACTCATTCCTCCTGAGGTGGCACATCCTGCCGGCAGCCACAGGAACGACAGCGACGATACGCCTGGATGATGTCAGGCTGACCCGTCCACGTCCACCCGTCACCCCCGGATCGGTCGTGATCAACGAGATACACTTCCAACCGGCATTGGGTGAAGGGGAATGGATCGAACTCATGAACACAGGGAGAGATGCCGTCGATATTGCAGGCTGGGGTGTGCGCGACTCGCCAACGGGAACGGTGCACGCCGTCGGCACCGCGGCTGTTGTGCTTCCGGCGGGTTCGTTGATCGTGCTTGCCGCCGACTCCGCATCGGTACGTGCTGTGGCGGGTGCGGGAGCAATGATCGTGCAGCCGGCGGGGTTCCCCTCGCTCAATAATACGGGTGATCTCGTTCTGGTGCAGGATGAGCGTGGGACAACGATGGACAGCGTCCGCTATGATGGTGCGTGGGGAGGCGGACCTGGCGTTTCCATCGAACGTATCGACCCTCATGGCGAGTCCGATGTCCCCGACAACTGGGGGCGATGCCTGGCGTCCGCCGGGGCCACGCCGGGCATGGAGAACACGATCGTCCTTCGTCCGCATGATCTCCGGATGGTACGGATCGGCGCGCACCACGATCCGCTCACCGGCGTGTCGGCGTTCCATGCGGTGGTACGAAACGCCGGCGGTGCCGCGGCGCCACCATGCAGCGTTGAAGTGTTCTCCGAGGCCGATGGGCCCTCTGCGAAGGTTCTCGCGTCGGGTATGATGACCCGGGGTCTTGCTCCACGGGATTCAGCGATCGTGGAATGCCCGTGGCCTGATCCGCGGCAAGGGCGTATGCGCGTCCGGGCGGAGATCCTCTGGCATGACGATCAGCGGCAGGAGAACAACACTGTTGTTGGTGACGTTCGCATGCCGCTGTCGGTTGGCGTGCTGCGCATCAACGAGATCCAGGCGGGGCCGGTGGGAGGCACGGCGGAGTTCATCGAGATCGTCAATGCGTCATCAACACCGGTCTCGGTGGATGAATGCTTCATTGCCGACCGTCGCACCGGTGCATCGACGATGCGCCGGTGGCCCGTGGCCGACCGGAGTTGTGTGGTGGCCGGTGGTGCCATGCATGTCGTTGCGGGCGATTCAAGCGTAGGAATATCCGCACGCCTCACGGAGGAGTTGTGTACCACCGTGAGCACATCCGGATTGGGGTTGAACAACGATGGGGATACGGTGCTCCTGTACAGCGCCGACAGTGTGCTGATCGATAGCGTGTCGTATGCATCCGCATGGCACTCAGCGGCGGTCGATGACCCGGCCGGCCGGTCGCTCGAGCGGTATGATCCCAGCCTGGCGAGCGGGGATCCGCGGAACTGGGGGACATGCGTGGATCCGTCGGGTGGCACGCCGGGAAGGGCGAACAGCATCCGTGTGACCGCGCCGGCGTCCGATGCGTCGCTCGTATGCGCACCCGATCCATTCTCGCCCGACGCGGATGGCCGTGATGACGTGACCGTGCTGCGGTATCGTTTGCCCGTGCGTTCCTCGTTGATCAGGGTGCGGATCTATGATATCCGCGGGCGGCGTGTGCGCGAACTTGTGAATGCGGCGCCGGCCGCGATGACCGGCGAGGTCGTGTGGGATGGGATGGGCGATGGAAGGGAACCGTTGCGCATCGGCATCTACATCGTGCATCTTGAAAGCATCGATGAGGCGGGCGGGCGGATGTTCAATGCGGCCTGTGCGGTCGTTCTCGCCCGACGGCTGTAA
- a CDS encoding response regulator codes for MEQARILVADDEEGIRELLREQLDAAGYATDEATDGAEAIDKLDHATYDLAILDINMPKKSGLDVLKHIRDRQLKMGVIMLTGRLGFSVGSESMLLGADEYITKPFDLEYLELAIKKVLESGGK; via the coding sequence ATGGAACAGGCAAGAATACTCGTCGCCGATGATGAAGAAGGTATCCGCGAGCTGCTTCGCGAACAGTTGGATGCGGCAGGATACGCGACGGATGAAGCAACGGATGGAGCCGAAGCGATCGACAAGCTCGACCATGCCACGTACGACCTTGCGATCCTTGACATCAACATGCCGAAGAAATCCGGGCTGGATGTCTTGAAGCACATCCGCGACCGGCAGTTGAAGATGGGCGTGATCATGCTGACCGGACGCCTGGGATTTTCCGTGGGCTCGGAGAGCATGCTGCTCGGCGCCGACGAATACATCACCAAACCTTTCGACCTTGAGTACCTGGAATTGGCGATCAAGAAGGTACTGGAGAGCGGAGGGAAGTAG
- a CDS encoding methyltransferase domain-containing protein, whose amino-acid sequence MSSFSSLFHAAVRAQGKHHPAPVHDACRTSQGTICPLCTASEIPYDVEVRLKEQALKEWWLSAMPGVPLAPLILSPQPRQYRTVSKRKTFRRGRRLMLGLIDPDADSGDHAVEVLRCAIEPASHAALYEAVDRWLGKPVAGPLLESLQYVIVKGDDRERMVILNVRSIDAGVVRASNALSKALTADDQTVRGIFLYEDASDGRYYMGTTASGTPGKLQRLFGSATLSHVTAGKRFVYPVQSFTQVNQSMLDPMVERLGGLLHLPVAGTLYDLYCGYGLFGISFAGRAKRVIGADIAPAAIEAAAKIATHLKISNTRFTRSDLNEASLAALMQRAEPPDVVILDPPRSGTAPGVIEVVASRRCHRVAHLFCNIEVMPAEAKRWKDAGYRLVEAVPMDMFPGTGTIEIAGVFIPD is encoded by the coding sequence ATGTCATCGTTCTCCTCTCTCTTTCATGCCGCCGTCCGCGCGCAGGGCAAGCACCATCCCGCACCCGTTCACGATGCGTGCCGCACCTCGCAGGGCACGATATGCCCGCTCTGCACCGCATCTGAGATCCCGTACGATGTCGAGGTCCGCCTCAAAGAACAGGCACTGAAAGAGTGGTGGCTCTCCGCGATGCCGGGGGTCCCCCTCGCACCGCTCATCCTTTCGCCTCAACCCCGGCAGTACCGCACCGTTTCCAAACGCAAGACATTCCGTCGTGGCAGACGATTGATGCTCGGGCTCATCGACCCGGATGCGGACAGCGGCGATCACGCCGTGGAGGTGCTCCGCTGTGCGATCGAACCGGCATCCCACGCGGCATTGTATGAAGCCGTGGACCGGTGGCTCGGCAAACCCGTGGCGGGGCCTCTCCTCGAATCGCTGCAGTACGTGATCGTCAAAGGCGACGACCGCGAACGGATGGTGATCCTCAACGTGCGGTCGATCGACGCAGGCGTCGTTCGTGCCTCCAACGCTCTCTCGAAGGCGCTCACCGCCGACGATCAGACCGTGCGGGGCATCTTCCTCTACGAGGATGCCTCCGACGGGCGCTACTACATGGGCACCACCGCTTCCGGCACACCGGGAAAACTCCAACGCCTGTTCGGCTCCGCAACGCTCTCGCACGTCACCGCGGGAAAGCGGTTCGTGTATCCCGTGCAGTCGTTCACCCAGGTGAATCAATCGATGCTCGACCCGATGGTGGAGCGGCTCGGTGGACTCCTGCACCTGCCGGTGGCGGGAACACTCTACGATCTGTATTGCGGGTACGGGCTCTTCGGGATCTCGTTCGCCGGCCGCGCAAAGCGCGTGATCGGTGCGGACATCGCGCCGGCAGCCATCGAAGCGGCAGCAAAGATCGCCACACATCTGAAGATCTCCAACACGCGGTTCACCCGCAGCGATCTGAATGAAGCATCGCTCGCCGCACTCATGCAGCGCGCGGAGCCCCCGGATGTGGTGATCCTGGATCCGCCCCGCAGCGGCACGGCCCCCGGCGTGATCGAGGTCGTGGCGAGCCGCCGATGCCATCGTGTGGCGCACCTGTTCTGCAATATCGAGGTCATGCCTGCGGAAGCGAAACGGTGGAAGGATGCGGGGTACCGACTCGTGGAAGCAGTACCGATGGATATGTTCCCGGGAACCGGGACCATCGAGATCGCCGGTGTCTTCATCCCCGACTGA
- a CDS encoding M15 family metallopeptidase yields the protein MTHLRRSTGGTLWMYVLAGLLSGIVVLQGGAQVRDRAAAQGLVEIAQLDSTIRLDIRYATANNFMGRPMYAQARAFLQRPAAEALLRVHRALRAKGYGVLVFDGYRPWAVTKKFWDETPPEKHAFVANPKKGSKHNRGCAVDLTLYDLKTGAEVVMPSPYDDFTPKASSSYTGGTGGQRKMRALLRTAMEAEGFRVEPGEWWHFDHRTWRDYPILDIPFEELKP from the coding sequence ATGACACACCTCCGGCGTTCTACGGGCGGTACCCTCTGGATGTATGTGCTTGCCGGACTGCTCTCCGGCATCGTTGTTTTGCAGGGAGGGGCACAGGTACGCGATCGGGCCGCGGCACAGGGCCTGGTGGAGATCGCGCAGCTCGATTCGACGATCCGCCTGGATATCCGTTACGCCACGGCGAACAACTTCATGGGCAGGCCGATGTACGCGCAGGCGCGGGCATTCCTGCAGCGCCCGGCGGCTGAAGCGTTGCTCCGGGTGCATCGTGCCCTGCGGGCGAAGGGATACGGTGTGCTGGTGTTCGATGGCTACCGGCCATGGGCCGTGACGAAGAAGTTCTGGGATGAGACCCCGCCGGAGAAGCACGCCTTTGTGGCGAATCCGAAGAAGGGATCGAAGCATAACCGCGGATGTGCGGTGGACCTGACGCTCTACGACCTGAAGACCGGTGCGGAAGTGGTGATGCCCAGTCCGTACGATGACTTCACGCCGAAGGCATCGAGTTCATATACGGGCGGGACCGGCGGGCAGCGGAAGATGCGTGCTCTTCTCCGCACCGCGATGGAGGCGGAGGGGTTCCGCGTCGAGCCGGGGGAGTGGTGGCATTTCGATCACCGCACGTGGCGTGACTATCCGATCCTCGATATCCCGTTCGAGGAGCTGAAACCGTAG
- a CDS encoding AAA family ATPase: MQCPACAKDIPENSRFCLHCGTTLGPAPVSPVPIRPTIDGFALIRNYIPRDLAERILTAGRQIESERRLVTVLFADVTGFTALSERLDPEDVSAVLNDCFSGLVSVVLRYEGTIDKFIGDGIMAIFGAPLAHENDPERAVRCALDMMTEIERYNQRRGHELPGPLGLHVGLHSGMVIAGNVGTDLRMNYSVIGDTVNLASRLVEISPRGDIFLSAETYKLVADVVIAEGPTTTALRGKSDTVDVYRLRALKAESDRKPSVLGKDQFVGRVRELGMIDKGLDIAKGHAHVRLGLRGEAGVGKSRLKAELIRHAYAQGVATVEGACSSFEISTPYYVWSVFLKNFLRIRSDASEALIRERLHAAVEHLHLIDHEPYLATLLSVRYEEIMMVDDKVRKQRIFYAVRTLLTTAAVGRPMLFILEDLHWIDRFSQELLDYVLLRDNAAVPTLFVLTFRDEYPFAGVVDEAKELIDLNRLDRDDARRLILYRLDAEAVPDALEEFVLRRSEGNPFFIQEIIKTLLDKKIVAVRKRRAELLTDNIEAGVPGTIQGIIMSRIDRLHDTIKEVLFGASVIGREFSRPLLEQVIGGEGDVVPSLFELRSLELILENDEAREFEYLFKHFLIQEVAYNTMLVNKRKELHASIAHAIELLYADRLVEYYELLAFHYEKAELWDKAAEYLSRSGHKVRQMYSREESENFFERREIAVKKLYQSASVKPDLASTLKAISLPLLAMLIPILPIFFLIRVVGTSQNVNLISQVVVSGVAILLLLWYALSLWYLGVVPFLRGTPKLYDLMEDRIRIIFKDGTNITVHFSEIEQLRIWDSKTNALRPWLYRLADPFGRLEETDTLTFRTWVRDVLGNILPPYTFGVGSGAASIHCRLNSGATIRRFFFPWFNTAMRSRTLSLHPYDTKEFYVQCEVALMKWGKQQI; this comes from the coding sequence ATGCAATGTCCTGCCTGCGCCAAAGACATCCCGGAGAATTCTCGGTTCTGTCTCCATTGCGGCACGACGCTCGGGCCCGCACCTGTGTCGCCCGTGCCGATCAGGCCGACGATCGACGGGTTCGCCCTCATCCGCAACTACATTCCGCGGGATCTTGCTGAACGCATCCTGACCGCCGGCCGCCAGATCGAGAGTGAGCGGCGGCTGGTGACGGTGCTGTTCGCCGATGTCACCGGATTCACCGCACTCTCCGAACGCCTCGACCCCGAGGATGTCTCCGCTGTCCTCAACGATTGCTTCTCCGGCCTCGTGTCGGTGGTCCTGCGGTATGAAGGGACCATCGACAAGTTCATCGGGGACGGTATCATGGCGATCTTCGGCGCTCCGCTTGCACACGAGAACGACCCGGAACGCGCGGTCCGCTGTGCCCTGGACATGATGACGGAGATCGAGCGCTACAATCAGCGCCGCGGACATGAGTTGCCCGGGCCGCTCGGCCTCCACGTCGGACTGCATTCCGGCATGGTCATCGCCGGGAACGTCGGCACCGACCTCCGGATGAACTATTCGGTCATCGGCGATACCGTGAACCTGGCGTCCCGCCTCGTCGAGATCTCACCCCGTGGCGATATCTTCCTTTCCGCGGAGACGTACAAACTTGTGGCGGACGTGGTGATCGCTGAAGGGCCCACGACCACGGCGCTGCGCGGGAAGTCGGATACCGTGGATGTGTACCGCCTCCGCGCCCTCAAGGCCGAATCCGACCGTAAACCGTCGGTCCTTGGCAAGGACCAGTTCGTCGGCAGGGTGCGTGAACTCGGCATGATCGATAAGGGGCTGGACATCGCCAAAGGCCATGCGCATGTCCGCCTCGGACTCCGCGGCGAGGCCGGGGTCGGCAAATCACGCCTCAAGGCGGAGCTGATACGCCACGCATACGCGCAGGGCGTGGCCACCGTCGAGGGTGCCTGCTCGAGCTTCGAGATCTCCACGCCCTACTATGTGTGGTCCGTCTTCCTGAAGAATTTTCTCCGTATCCGGAGTGATGCTTCCGAAGCGCTCATCCGTGAACGCCTGCATGCGGCGGTGGAGCACCTCCATCTGATCGACCACGAGCCGTATCTTGCCACACTCCTTTCCGTCCGCTATGAAGAGATCATGATGGTGGACGATAAGGTACGCAAGCAGCGGATCTTCTACGCCGTGCGCACGCTGCTCACCACCGCTGCGGTGGGGCGGCCGATGCTCTTCATCCTCGAGGACCTCCACTGGATCGACAGGTTCTCGCAGGAGCTGCTGGACTATGTCCTGCTCCGCGATAATGCCGCGGTGCCGACCCTGTTCGTGCTCACCTTCCGCGATGAGTATCCCTTTGCCGGTGTGGTCGATGAGGCGAAGGAACTGATCGACCTGAACCGGCTCGACCGCGACGATGCGCGGCGCCTGATCCTGTACCGCCTCGATGCCGAGGCGGTCCCCGATGCGCTGGAGGAATTCGTGCTCCGCCGTTCGGAAGGGAATCCTTTCTTCATCCAGGAGATCATCAAGACCCTGCTGGACAAGAAGATCGTTGCGGTGCGGAAGCGGCGCGCCGAGCTGCTCACGGACAATATCGAGGCCGGCGTCCCCGGCACGATCCAGGGCATCATCATGTCGCGGATCGACCGGCTGCACGACACCATCAAGGAGGTCCTCTTCGGTGCGTCCGTCATCGGCCGGGAATTCTCCCGCCCGCTGCTCGAGCAGGTGATCGGGGGCGAAGGCGATGTGGTGCCGAGCCTGTTCGAACTCCGCTCGCTGGAACTCATCCTGGAGAACGACGAGGCGCGGGAGTTCGAGTATCTCTTCAAGCACTTCCTCATCCAGGAAGTGGCGTACAATACCATGCTGGTGAACAAGAGAAAGGAGCTCCATGCCTCCATCGCCCATGCGATCGAGCTCCTGTATGCGGACCGGCTGGTGGAGTATTACGAACTGCTTGCCTTCCATTACGAGAAGGCGGAGTTGTGGGACAAGGCGGCGGAGTATCTGAGCCGCTCCGGCCACAAGGTGCGGCAGATGTACTCGCGGGAGGAGTCCGAGAACTTCTTCGAACGCCGCGAGATCGCGGTGAAGAAGCTGTACCAGTCGGCCAGCGTGAAGCCCGATCTGGCGAGCACGCTGAAGGCCATCAGCCTGCCGCTCCTGGCGATGCTCATTCCCATCCTGCCCATCTTCTTCCTGATCCGCGTCGTGGGCACCTCCCAGAACGTGAATCTGATCTCCCAGGTGGTGGTCAGCGGGGTCGCCATCCTGCTCCTGCTCTGGTATGCGCTTTCGCTCTGGTATCTCGGCGTGGTGCCCTTCCTGCGCGGGACGCCGAAGCTCTACGATCTGATGGAGGACCGCATCCGCATCATCTTCAAGGACGGGACGAACATCACGGTCCATTTCTCGGAGATCGAGCAGCTTCGCATCTGGGACTCCAAGACCAACGCCCTCCGGCCCTGGCTGTATCGCCTGGCGGATCCTTTCGGGCGGCTGGAGGAGACCGACACGCTGACGTTCAGGACCTGGGTACGCGACGTGCTGGGGAATATCCTTCCCCCGTACACCTTCGGGGTCGGCAGCGGCGCTGCCTCGATCCACTGCCGCTTGAACAGCGGGGCGACGATCCGGCGTTTCTTTTTCCCGTGGTTCAATACGGCGATGCGGAGCCGTACGCTCAGTCTGCACCCCTACGACACGAAGGAATTCTACGTCCAGTGTGAGGTCGCACTCATGAAGTGGGGCAAGCAGCAGATATGA
- a CDS encoding STAS domain-containing protein yields the protein MGVKSSTITDKNVGLIEVSGSLVGGDETVEVRQAIAGFVDRKYEKLLIDLSKVTYLNSTAIGVLVSAQTTYSRNGWQIKLTGLNKNIENIFVITKLTLVFDVRDTREEALKSFT from the coding sequence ATGGGCGTAAAATCCTCCACAATCACCGACAAAAACGTCGGTCTCATCGAAGTGAGCGGGTCGCTGGTCGGCGGTGACGAGACCGTCGAGGTCCGCCAGGCGATCGCCGGATTCGTGGACCGCAAGTACGAAAAGCTGCTGATCGATCTGAGCAAAGTCACCTACCTCAACAGTACTGCGATCGGCGTCCTCGTGTCTGCCCAGACCACCTATTCCCGCAACGGGTGGCAGATCAAGCTGACAGGGTTGAACAAGAACATCGAGAACATCTTCGTGATCACGAAGCTGACCCTCGTGTTCGATGTGCGCGATACCCGGGAGGAGGCTCTGAAGAGCTTCACCTGA